From the Diadema setosum chromosome 6, eeDiaSeto1, whole genome shotgun sequence genome, the window TTAGTTTTCCCCCAATGAGAAACTCTAGCTCCTCCAGCCCTGTCATTCAATCAATGTGAGCTTTTATAACTAGAAGGGCACACACTTCAGTATTTAGACTCAAGCGGCATAAGTTTCTGCCTTTGGCTTAGTCGCAGGCCCAAACAGTGGGATATCGTCCTTCGCACTTGATCCTGGGATGATCAAGCTCTTGATGGCCGCGCGAAACTTGGGATAACGTGCCGCGTAGATAAGTGGATTCGCACAGGAATTTATAAACGTCAGCAGAGTAAGAGCATCATGGATTGGACTGAACAGGAATGGTAGAAGCTCTCCCCTCAATGTGGATATAAGCAGGGAGAGCTGGTTGGGCCCGATGGTGAGAATGTAAATCACAACTATGATGAAGGTCAACTTGACAACGCTATTGCGCGCCTCCACATGAAAAGACCGCTTTGCCTGACGATTCGCTACGGCTCTAGCCATCTGCCCTGGCTCTCGGCGTGACTGCCGATTCAATGACACTGCAGTGATGATTTGGGTGACGATCATAACGAAAGCGGGGATAAAGAGGCGTAAGAAACAGATGTACACGGGAGTTGCTATCAATACAACCGGAGATTTCCTTGACATTTTGCACTTATTATCGGACACTTCATACGCCTCGACTGAGAATAACGCCGAGGGAATTGAAAAAAGCCAGACCGTCAACAAGTACAAACGTACGTTTCTCCGGGTAAGGACTCGTTTGAAATGCAGAGGGTAAACCACTGCGATTAGGCGTTCCGCAGACATTCCTGTCAAAATGTATGCCGAGGAGTGAGCACACACCCACATTATATAGTTGGTAAAAATCACCTTGCAGTAGAGCGCTCCTAGAACAGTCCGAGGTACGTAGATTGCTGTTGGTGCTGGTATCATGAAGACCGAGGTGCTCAGATCAGCCACTGCCAGGGCCCCGACGAACGTGTCGATGGAATTCGATATAGTTCTGTGTTGGGCCAAAGCAATGACAACCAAGCCGTTGCCGACGATGCCAAGGCCGGAAAAGAAAAACTGCAAACCGACCGCCACTGACCATCCGTATTGCCATGCCCATCCCTCCTGAACATTGGTGTCTTGGTTAGCCCCAGCTGAGATGAATTTGTTATCATGTCTGTTCTCTTCGACCATGTCTATAAGTTTAACAGATGTGTCTTCAGTTTTCATATAGACTGAGCCTGCATCATTTTCCCCTAACTTACCGGTGGGCCAATTGAGGTAGGAATCCTCCGCCGTTGCCACCACCGAGGGATATGATGAATCAGTCTCATGGCGCGCTCGAATGGTAAATATCAGGAGAAAGTTGGTTATGACGCTTAGTCCTCTTCGCACCATTATTCCTGACCTCTGTGTAATGTCCACACGCTGTAAGGGGAAAACGAAGAAGAATATTACATCTCCTTTGACTGCACAGGGTGCTTGTTTCTTTCTTGATAGATGTATAAATTTATCAGTAACAACGAATTTCATTAACAATTGAGACATTATTTTTCATCACAATATTGGATTTttaaggggccctgaaatccaaatgcaggTTGATTTGTGATGATTTATGATACCTCAACATCTCTTTTGCGGTGAAACatatatctagaaacattccacaTATTCtttaaacgattttttttttcttctatctttcttcagattacttgggaacgttaaaaaaaaaaaaaaaaaaaaaaaaaaaaaaaaaaaaaaaaaaaaaacttccaaacctcatctgtcaatcattgctaaagtgctgaaatgttgAACAAAAAacttggaatgcaccttcccctcgactcagcataacttgcatgatccctcgccatgtcttttgccAGTCACGCAGAGCtttagctttagattacgcgaAAACGCAacctacaacaacaacaaaaataaataaaaagccTACCATATGATATTGTGTATCATTTAGTTCTTCCCGTCGGGAA encodes:
- the LOC140230158 gene encoding allatostatin-A receptor-like, whose translation is MVRRGLSVITNFLLIFTIRARHETDSSYPSVVATAEDSYLNWPTGKLGENDAGSVYMKTEDTSVKLIDMVEENRHDNKFISAGANQDTNVQEGWAWQYGWSVAVGLQFFFSGLGIVGNGLVVIALAQHRTISNSIDTFVGALAVADLSTSVFMIPAPTAIYVPRTVLGALYCKVIFTNYIMWVCAHSSAYILTGMSAERLIAVVYPLHFKRVLTRRNVRLYLLTVWLFSIPSALFSVEAYEVSDNKCKMSRKSPVVLIATPVYICFLRLFIPAFVMIVTQIITAVSLNRQSRREPGQMARAVANRQAKRSFHVEARNSVVKLTFIIVVIYILTIGPNQLSLLISTLRGELLPFLFSPIHDALTLLTFINSCANPLIYAARYPKFRAAIKSLIIPGSSAKDDIPLFGPATKPKAETYAA